A region of Butyricicoccus intestinisimiae DNA encodes the following proteins:
- the mreC gene encoding rod shape-determining protein MreC, which translates to MVHTRWFPVAVIAVIICLVLAVFTGAAKKDSIISRTLGGVLLPAERGITHAAVGVADTYNKFHGYDALKAENDSLKKQVTDLTKQLESAQADVKENKELKSMLGVSERNTSFSYEQAQVIGRTLDEWSSVLTIDAGSKDGLEKHDCVVTSQGMVGYISDLSDHTAQVTTIIDKNMSAGALVTRTGEIGVAAGDYKLMSDGKLKVSYLSKDADVVVGDSVTTSGTGGYFPKGLTIGTVESIKTESDGMSNYAVIAPMIKLSELTNVYIITETETTNAD; encoded by the coding sequence ATGGTTCATACCAGATGGTTTCCCGTTGCGGTGATTGCCGTCATTATTTGTCTGGTGCTGGCAGTGTTTACCGGCGCGGCGAAAAAGGACAGCATCATCTCGCGCACCTTGGGCGGCGTGCTGCTGCCGGCTGAGCGCGGCATTACCCATGCGGCTGTCGGCGTGGCGGACACGTACAATAAGTTCCACGGCTATGATGCGCTGAAAGCGGAAAACGATTCGCTCAAAAAGCAGGTGACAGATCTCACGAAACAGCTGGAATCTGCACAGGCAGATGTCAAGGAAAACAAAGAGCTGAAATCCATGCTCGGCGTGTCGGAGCGAAACACCTCGTTCAGCTATGAGCAGGCACAGGTGATCGGCCGCACGCTGGATGAGTGGTCGAGCGTGCTGACCATTGATGCGGGAAGCAAGGATGGTTTGGAAAAGCATGATTGTGTCGTTACCTCGCAGGGCATGGTGGGATACATCAGTGACCTGTCCGATCACACGGCGCAGGTGACAACGATTATTGATAAAAACATGTCGGCAGGCGCATTGGTCACCCGCACCGGCGAAATCGGCGTGGCAGCAGGCGATTATAAGCTGATGAGCGATGGAAAGCTCAAGGTCAGCTATTTGAGCAAGGATGCCGATGTTGTTGTCGGTGATTCTGTCACGACGAGCGGCACGGGTGGATATTTCCCGAAGGGATTGACCATCGGAACAGTAGAGAGCATCAAGACGGAGAGCGACGGCATGTCCAACTACGCCGTGATTGCACCGATGATTAAGCTGTCCGAGCTGACAAATGTGTATATTATCACAGAGACAGAAACAACCAACGCAGACTGA
- a CDS encoding U32 family peptidase yields MQNRKLPELLAPAGSMEAVRAAVQNGAGAVYLGFGTFNARRGAKNFSPEQMREAIAYCRLRGVKTNITVNTLVSDREIPALLRDVRLLLDAGADALIVQDLGAARCIRETFPDAVLHASTQLTIHSLEGARQAKELGFSRVVLSRELPLEEIQRITQESGVETEVFVHGALCMCYSGQCELSAVIGRRSGNRGLCAQPCRLPYGGKNSYPMSLKDLCLLPRLRALCDAGVSSLKIEGRMKRPEYVAIVTRIYAAVLRENRAPTREEMQTLAKVFSRDGFTQGYLDDNIGPSMFGVRSETPDKELKPLYQEAAHSYAEGQEADLVPIQLSFTAKTQQDMQLTVTDGMHTASVTADAAEAAQHKETTAADIEKSLKKTGGTMFAVRELDVQLDSGLRIPARAVNDMRRQALEQLTQQRASLPPLRENKRQTLQTESRGDFCGYIVQVRQLKQLTDAMAQLPVETFYVPVQEMAQNEARVRELLARGCSVVPVLPRIIWDREQKQVVHQLEQCKRMGCTAALCGNIAQPKLVQACGMAAFGDFGLNAWNGEAMETLRQIGVARQTLSYELRLPQIRDMHKPMQTELIVCGRLPLMITENCMIAGKKGGCRRDGRGACAKGVCYLTDRMGAKFPVFREEHCRNTLYNSQPLYLEPEEYRQTGVTYARLLFSDESPRQATEIARRVIDGQTPDFGAPMTRGLYRRGVE; encoded by the coding sequence ATGCAGAACAGAAAATTGCCGGAGCTGCTGGCTCCGGCAGGCTCGATGGAAGCGGTGCGCGCTGCCGTACAAAACGGAGCGGGCGCCGTTTATCTGGGATTTGGCACGTTTAATGCCCGCCGCGGTGCGAAAAACTTTTCGCCGGAGCAAATGCGCGAAGCGATTGCGTATTGCCGTCTGCGCGGTGTAAAGACCAATATCACCGTCAACACGCTGGTATCCGACCGAGAGATTCCGGCACTGCTGCGCGATGTGCGGCTGCTGCTCGATGCGGGTGCGGACGCGCTGATTGTGCAGGATCTCGGTGCGGCGCGCTGCATTCGGGAGACGTTTCCGGATGCCGTGCTGCATGCATCAACGCAGCTGACCATTCATTCGCTGGAAGGCGCGCGGCAGGCAAAAGAGCTGGGATTTTCCCGCGTGGTGCTGTCGCGCGAGTTGCCGTTGGAAGAAATTCAGCGCATCACGCAGGAATCCGGCGTGGAAACCGAGGTGTTTGTGCACGGTGCGCTGTGCATGTGCTATTCCGGACAGTGTGAACTGTCCGCTGTCATTGGCAGACGCAGCGGCAACCGCGGCTTGTGCGCGCAGCCGTGCCGGCTGCCGTATGGCGGAAAAAACAGCTATCCGATGAGTTTGAAGGATCTGTGTTTGCTGCCGCGCCTGCGGGCGCTTTGCGATGCAGGCGTATCCTCTCTCAAAATTGAGGGACGCATGAAGCGGCCGGAATATGTCGCCATTGTCACACGCATTTATGCGGCTGTTTTGCGCGAGAACCGCGCACCGACGCGCGAAGAAATGCAGACGCTGGCGAAAGTATTTTCCCGCGACGGCTTTACACAGGGTTATTTGGATGACAACATTGGTCCGTCTATGTTCGGCGTGCGGTCGGAGACACCCGACAAAGAGCTGAAACCGCTGTATCAAGAGGCGGCACACTCGTATGCAGAAGGACAAGAGGCAGATCTGGTGCCGATTCAGCTGTCCTTCACCGCAAAGACGCAGCAGGATATGCAGTTGACGGTGACCGACGGCATGCATACGGCATCGGTCACAGCGGATGCCGCAGAAGCGGCACAGCACAAAGAGACGACTGCAGCGGACATTGAAAAATCGCTGAAAAAAACCGGCGGAACCATGTTTGCCGTGCGTGAGCTGGATGTACAGCTGGATTCCGGTCTGCGCATACCCGCGCGCGCCGTCAATGATATGCGCCGGCAGGCACTGGAACAGCTGACGCAGCAGCGCGCATCGCTGCCGCCGCTGCGTGAAAACAAGAGACAGACGTTGCAGACGGAATCCCGCGGTGATTTTTGCGGGTATATAGTGCAGGTGCGGCAGCTCAAACAGCTGACCGATGCCATGGCACAGCTGCCTGTTGAGACGTTTTATGTTCCGGTGCAGGAAATGGCACAAAACGAGGCGCGTGTGCGCGAGCTGCTTGCGCGCGGATGCAGCGTGGTTCCGGTGCTGCCGCGCATTATTTGGGACAGAGAACAGAAACAGGTGGTGCATCAGCTGGAGCAGTGCAAACGAATGGGCTGCACCGCCGCGCTGTGCGGAAATATCGCACAGCCTAAGCTGGTGCAGGCGTGCGGCATGGCTGCATTCGGCGATTTTGGGCTCAATGCATGGAATGGAGAAGCGATGGAAACGCTGCGTCAGATTGGCGTGGCGCGGCAGACCTTGTCCTATGAGCTGCGTTTGCCGCAGATTCGCGACATGCACAAGCCGATGCAAACCGAGTTGATTGTGTGCGGCAGACTGCCGCTCATGATTACGGAAAATTGCATGATAGCAGGCAAAAAGGGCGGCTGCCGCAGAGACGGCCGCGGTGCCTGTGCCAAGGGCGTCTGTTATCTGACCGACCGCATGGGCGCAAAGTTCCCTGTGTTCCGAGAGGAACATTGCCGCAACACGCTGTATAATTCCCAGCCGCTGTATTTGGAACCGGAAGAATACCGGCAGACCGGCGTGACCTATGCGCGGCTGCTGTTTTCCGATGAAAGCCCGCGGCAGGCGACAGAGATTGCGCGCCGTGTGATAGACGGACAGACGCCGGATTTCGGCGCGCCGATGACCCGCGGACTATACCGCAGAGGAGTAGAATAA
- a CDS encoding Maf family protein, producing MMESRFQPVILASQSPRRKELLARIFSDFQVCPAHADESLTPGFTPKQNVACLAQRKAQAVAQHSDCQALIIASDTIVVCDDVILGKPENEADAVRMLRALSGRTHQVMTAVCVKTPERELTQVSVTDVTFRTLRDGEAEAYTATGEPMDKAGAYGIQGMGGLFVTGIDGDYYGVMGLPICMLHEMLWQVGCDAGTEKQKG from the coding sequence ATGATGGAATCTCGATTCCAACCGGTAATTCTCGCTTCCCAGTCCCCGCGCAGAAAAGAATTGCTCGCCCGTATTTTTTCTGATTTTCAGGTGTGTCCGGCACATGCGGATGAGAGTCTGACGCCGGGATTTACGCCCAAACAGAATGTTGCCTGTCTTGCGCAGCGCAAGGCGCAGGCAGTGGCACAGCACAGCGACTGCCAAGCACTGATTATCGCATCGGATACGATTGTCGTGTGTGATGATGTGATTTTGGGTAAGCCGGAAAATGAAGCGGATGCCGTGCGCATGCTGCGGGCGCTGTCCGGCAGAACCCATCAGGTTATGACGGCGGTTTGCGTTAAGACACCGGAGCGTGAGCTGACACAGGTGTCTGTCACGGATGTGACGTTCCGCACGCTGCGCGACGGCGAAGCGGAGGCGTACACCGCGACCGGAGAGCCGATGGACAAGGCAGGGGCGTATGGCATTCAAGGCATGGGCGGCTTGTTTGTCACGGGAATTGACGGAGATTATTATGGCGTCATGGGACTGCCGATTTGCATGCTGCATGAGATGCTGTGGCAGGTCGGCTGCGATGCCGGTACGGAAAAACAGAAAGGTTGA
- a CDS encoding rod shape-determining protein MreD, which produces MKQHNLHFAVRVVCCILLLTLAYVLQSSLGVRVSIFGVHIDILPLIVAAVGIVMGSGAGLACGLFAGLLYDVAGTGVEGLYPLYYMICGIACGQTGMHRFRNHALGGAMLCTAGMIAALAAIRYLFSFQFDSISVWLLIARTVLQIILALIFSPIVLRVIRAVSGQNKRAAIAVEQLTEGDSDGPS; this is translated from the coding sequence ATGAAACAACATAATCTGCATTTTGCGGTGCGCGTTGTGTGCTGCATCCTGCTGCTCACGCTTGCTTACGTTTTGCAGAGCAGCTTGGGCGTGCGGGTCTCTATTTTCGGTGTGCATATAGACATCCTGCCGCTTATTGTTGCGGCGGTCGGCATCGTGATGGGCTCGGGCGCGGGGCTTGCCTGCGGCTTGTTTGCCGGTCTGCTGTATGATGTGGCGGGAACCGGCGTGGAAGGCTTATATCCGCTGTACTACATGATTTGCGGCATTGCGTGCGGACAGACTGGCATGCATCGGTTTCGCAATCATGCGCTGGGCGGCGCGATGCTGTGCACGGCAGGTATGATCGCTGCGCTGGCGGCAATCCGGTATCTGTTCAGCTTTCAGTTTGACAGCATCAGTGTGTGGCTGCTCATCGCCAGAACCGTGCTTCAGATTATCCTTGCGCTGATTTTCAGTCCGATTGTCCTGCGCGTCATTCGCGCGGTGAGCGGACAAAACAAGCGCGCGGCGATTGCTGTGGAGCAGTTGACGGAAGGAGACAGCGATGGACCGTCATAA
- the dut gene encoding dUTP diphosphatase has product MITIRFRRMPSPKGKLAQLPKHATSGAAGADLHANIDEEVTIPPMGRALVPTGLAIELPDASYGAFVFARSGLAVKHGLTLSNSVGVIDSDYRGEISVGLVNLSDKAYTIKPDERIAQLCILPVAQFIAVEADDLSETARGSGGFGSTGR; this is encoded by the coding sequence ATGATAACAATACGATTTCGCCGCATGCCGTCCCCGAAGGGAAAGCTCGCACAGCTTCCGAAGCATGCGACCAGCGGCGCGGCAGGCGCAGACCTGCACGCCAACATTGATGAAGAAGTGACCATTCCGCCGATGGGACGGGCGCTTGTGCCGACCGGTCTTGCAATTGAGCTGCCGGATGCATCGTATGGTGCGTTTGTCTTTGCGCGCAGCGGTCTGGCGGTCAAGCACGGTTTGACGTTGTCCAACAGCGTCGGCGTCATTGACAGCGACTATCGCGGAGAGATTTCCGTCGGTCTGGTCAATCTGTCCGACAAGGCGTACACCATTAAGCCGGATGAACGCATTGCACAGCTGTGTATTTTGCCGGTGGCGCAGTTTATCGCTGTAGAGGCGGACGATTTGTCTGAAACTGCGCGCGGCAGCGGCGGATTTGGCTCGACCGGACGATAA